The Vicia villosa cultivar HV-30 ecotype Madison, WI unplaced genomic scaffold, Vvil1.0 ctg.001471F_1_1, whole genome shotgun sequence genomic interval CCCCCCCTCCTGTGTGTGGAGTCATATGTCCAACATAATCTTAAATAGAAAATGCTTTTACACGAACCGACCTCTGAACCAAATGAGATTTTACACAAGCTAATCTTAAACCAACTGAGCTTTTACACCTGAATGATCTCAGGAACGAAGATGAGATTTTACACAGGCTAGTCTTGAATCGGCAGAGCTTTTACATCGAACTAAGCTCAAGAACTATTGTGGAGATTTTAATGGTTCATCTTCATGAACAAAAATAGAGCTTTTCTTCTAGAAGAAACTCATGAACCAAACAGAGACTTCCTAAAAAAATCCTCTAAACCAAACAAGAGCTTTTAATAGTTTAGCTTGAAACAAAAAAATTTCTTACAAGAAGATACTTCACTCAAGAGATAATAAACTCCtgataaattacaaatattccCTCACCAAAAATATTGATCATCACTTAAGCACAAGAACTCTCTCAAAGAATTAAGACAAAATATATGTGAGAAACATGAGAGATTTATAGAAAAATATGAGAAAGTGAGAAAGTAGGATCAAAGATCATTTTTTGAGTGAATTAAAATGTTATAGAATctttctatttataggccaaagcattgtttaaaatttgaaataataCATGGGTGAAATAATTGCCATAACCGATTAAGCCAATCGGTTAATTGCTGAAGGCATAAAtggaatattttgttttttagtcATTACCAATCATTAAGAGATTTGTTTCAATCAGTTTTGAACATTACAAAGCAAAATAACCGATTAGAAGATTATGGATAATCAATTATCCAATTGTAAAGCATCTCCTCATTGACCAGAAAATTTCCTAATTGATAAGTTGGGCCTTGAAACATTTTTAGgtggttttaaaaaataaatagaggtTTCTCAAAGGTTTTATGTGTTTGTGTGTGCATGTGATTTTGAATTAATAACTCGATAAGTGCTTTTATGTCTTTACATGACATTGGTcgctcagacaaacacgaccagacaagctttcacacttcctctctttcataacTCCAAAGCATCAACTCTTGACATAATTATATTGAATTTACCATCACACGAGAACCttgaatcttctatcttaatgaGGCTTTATATATCTTCAAATTGGTTACCATTATCAAAGAGTTAAGAGACCAAACCACTGATAGATCTTGAAACACAAGTCTTCACTTGAACATCGTCAGATATCAGGTATTAACTTCACAAGAGCATCTTCAAAAGGATAgtttgataaaacatatttatCATCTTTGACCTCTTGAGAAATATTCAAGAGATAATGTCTACATTGGATATCGTTATATATTAAGTGTTGCCATCATGAAAATTAAACAGTTTTGCTACCAACAAACTTCACCAATTTGGGTCATCTTGACAATACTTGTAAGAACATATATCCAAAAGAAGAGatgtaaattttttataaaaaaaacagtgTTCTAGTTCAAAAGAGAACAACAACTATGAAGTTGAGATTTATACAAAGCCCAAACCATCTAAAGGGGAGTTGACTTATATGGAGAGGTATAGAGAGAAACAAAATGGACATGAAAGTGGTGAGGATCAAAGTGGTGAGGACAATAAATCAAGTGAAGACTCTATGAATGGCATATACTTTGAAGACAATGAAGAAAAGAGAATGCATGAATTAGACGAAGACCTTGATGAATGGTTTAATTTATAGGGGATGAAGGTGTGTCTAGAAGGGAGAATGTTGATGGTGCTGATACAAGTCAACCAACCAACCATAGGTTTACCATGTAAGAGATGGATATGGAACATGTCATTAAAGAAGATTACATGATAGATGAGCTTGATAGTGGTGCAAATGAAGATAGTTGTGATGACAAGTCTGTGTTCATTAGGTTCAACAAAGAGGAAACACTTACAAAAGATTTCACATTCAAGGTTGGAATGGAATTTTCCTCTTTGAATCAATTTAAAAAGGTTGCACTAGAACATAATGTTTTGAGTGGTATAGAGGTAAGATTTGCCAAAAATGACGCCAATAGGTGTAGGGTTATTCCtaagaacaaaaaaaaatttgACTACACAGTACTTTGCAATAGAGTCTTAAGAACTACAACACTTAAGATCAAAactttgtttcataaacagaaGCGTGGAACATAGTTCTTCAAAAAGAATGTCAATATTGATTGGATTGATAGGATGATAGTAGACAagttaaagaataataataagatGAATTTAAATGAAGTTGTAGCAAATGTAAGCTTGAGTTTTGCTATTGAGATCACTGGTTGTAGGGCTTTCAAAGCTAGAAAGATGGCTAGACAAGTTGTTGAAGGGGATGCAAGCAAAAAAATATAGTTTGTTATGGTCATGTGATGTTGTTCTAAGGAGGGCTTCTCAATGCAACACATTCAAATTAAACCTAAGCAGACAAGGACCTGGGTTGCAACCAAGATTTGAAAATTATTACATGTATTTTGATAGGACAAATAAGGCATTGACACAGGCTTGTAGATTATTCATAAGATTAGATGGTTATCACCTAAAGAACAAATATGTTGGAACAAATATACCAATGATCAGTATCTGCCTATTGCATTTGGGGTTGTAGAAACTAAAACCAAGGACTCTCTGAGCTGATTCATTAAAATATTACTTGAAGACATTGGTGAAAGTAGGTGGTGCTTTATTTTTTATCAGCATAAGGTATGCATATTTATCTATGGTTATTGTTGTATTTAATGTCAAATTTGTTTACTGAAAAGTTGGCCACATTGTATGTAGGGGCTTGTGCAAGTTTTTGAGGAGGAATATCTTGCATATGAGCAAAGATTTTCTTTAAGGTATTTATATGCTAACTTCAAAAAGAAGTTTGGAGGGGTACATTATTTAGAGAACTCATGATGGTTGCAACAAAGACGACCTACTATGAAGCACATGATGCAAAGATGATGCAAATTATGTACTATATTATGTAGCATCATAACATCAAACTAATGTACTATTTTGTGTACCTTGAAAACATCTGTGTTTTAATTATATGTTATCTTGTTTGGTTTAAGTTTCATGAAAGGTTCTAAATTAAGCCAAATTAAGACAAGATAAAGTAGTTTATAAACAATCTTACCATGCCAAAATTTTAGACAGGGCCAAATTGCCCTTGTTATAATGCAAAATTTCCAGAAATCCAAATGTTACTACGCTAAAATGTTAACAGTTGTTTGATAGAAAACTAACTTttcattaacacaacaaaactaATACGTATATTTCCATAAAATACATTTCATTAACAATTACATTTCACAACAAAATACACATTAAATATTAAGgaaactaaaaaacaaaacattttCAATTTTCTAAAAAATTCTTCTGCTTTCAGTTTGGTCTTTagattcttgttcttcttctttgtaTCCTCATGCAATTGTTTCAAATATCCCATAGCTTCCAAGTTTGAGTTTAAACTGCTCCCATCTTCATTCCCAGTTTTTTCTCGAATATCTTCATCCCAAATGAACAAGTCACACGTCTCATCACTCTTTCAAAAGGGACATCTCCAAAACAACCTTCATTTATTTGGCCCATTCTTGCATTGGTACGAAACGATTCTACTAAGACATTCACATAAATGTCCAGCTCGAGATtttacaaagaagaagaagaaaaaaaatgaaatacctttgattgagtttgtcTTCAAAGGAGCCATTGAAGCGAGCTGGTTTTGGCACTATTGAAGGGAGTTGGTTttctgcaacaaaaaaaaaaaaccaatgaACTCACGTTGAGAAAATGATAGTTTAGGATAAAAATGGAGGAAATTCAACCTATTTATCCACATATGTTAgagtataaattttaaattagattaaaataaaaaaacaattaataagtTATCTGCATTCGTTAGTCTCACTTGATGTCAGGGaccaaatatttggaaaaaaaatttgagggattaaaaatatatatatatatatatatatatatatatatatatatatatatatatatatatatatatatatatatatatatatatgacgactcaagtgagaacatttggttattatgagaaatgagaaaaatgaaTCACGACggttgaattttgatttgttgattttaatggactggattggtttctctttctatgatccttaatgtctcacttgatttgttgattttaaattaacatagaaagagaaaccaattcagttcattaaaataaacaaatcaaaatttaatgatcgTGATTCGTTACtcttatttctcataataatcaagtgttctcacttgagtcgtccctatatatatatatatatatatatatatatatatatatatatatatatatatatatatatatgaggaggtttatatttactccaagagtaaattattataacttactccaaatctataccattgattcttttcaatctagtggttaaaaataataagtaattaaatatggagagagaaaacggttacttattatttttaaccattagattgtgaagaatcaatggtctagatttgaagtaagttataataacttactcctggagtaaatataacctcctatatatatatatatatatatatatatatatatatatatatatatatatatatatatatatatatatatatatatatatatatatatatatatatatatatatatatatatatatataggggacaactcaagtgagaacacttggttattatgagaaatgacaacaatgaatcacgaccattaaattttaattttgttgattttaatggattggattggtttctctttctatgattcctaatatttattttaaatcaatatagaaagagaaaccaatccagtccattaaaatcaacaaaatcaaaatttaatggtcgagattcattgttctcatttctcataataaccaagtgttctcacttgagtcgtccccatatatataggggacgtatcaaatgagaactttggctattatgagaactgagaaattttaataataaccgtatgatttaaaatcaatgccttagatttcactcaaattttaaaagacaataattaatatatagattctgatttaaatacatatcacataaatacatatctgagcattgattttaaatcatacggttgttattaaaagttctcatttTAATAatagccaaagttctcatttgatacgtccgcatatatatatatatatatatatatatatatatatatatatatatatatatatatatatatatatatatatatatatatatatatatatatatatatatatgtgtgtgtgtgtgtgtgagagcacttggttattatgagaaatgagaacaatgaatcatgaccattaaattttgatttgttgattttaatggactggattggtttctctttttatgatccctaatatttattttaaatcaacattgaaagagaaaccaatccagtccattaaaatcacaaaatcaaaatttaatggtcttgattcattgttctcatttctcataataaccaagtgttctcacttgagtcgtcccctatatatatatatatatatatatatatatatatatatatatatatatatatatatatatatatatatatatatatatatatatatatatatatatatatatatatacatatatataaagagagagataatcttactccaagagtaagttatcaaaacTTACTCCTAATCATAactattgattcttctcaatctaatggttaaaattaataagtaattaaatgtcgagggagaaaaataatactcattaaatttaaccattagattgagaagaatcaatggtgatgatgaggagtaagccttgataacttactcttggagtaagaatatccctcctttATAACATTGATTTATACACAACTCCTAATATTATATTAGAGGAACAACTAAtgcattatattattattattattattaaaactaaattacTATTAATTACATATGTTTCTCTTAAGTATTTAATCCAATAACCAATCATGAATGATCAATTAGTCAATCGTCCAACCATTTCATTTCATATGTTACAAACTAAAAAAACAGAAAATCAACAACATATTTTGACTATAGATAGACCACTGTCATGCGGACATCCAAAAAGCACGCTATATTTTCCTTTCTAGAATACCCATTTAGCTGGTATTCAAATTTCCATCCATGAATTTAAAAATAGCAAAATGAAATCTAAGACAGTAAAAATCCTAACTCAACAAAACAATCGTTACATTTTTCTCTTTTGAAAGGTAATAAATCTAACAAATATAAACCCCCACAATTTCTCCCACATAATTTCTAACCGGGGCTCTCGCACAACACGAGTCCCCAATTTTCCACCATGCGTACATTCCTTTTCTTCATCgttctcctcttcttctcctcctcCGTCATCTCCACCGTCTCCGCCCACgaaacaccaacaacaacaccCGCTACTCCATCCACACAACAGCCTTCCACGCCATCTAAAAAAGGCCGTGGTCGCCGCCGTCGCAATGCAGCCAAATTCTTCGGCTTCGTTCGTGCAAACCGCACAATGTATCTATACAACCAAACCGAATTAGCCAAGGAGTTCATGCACGCGCACAACTGGGTGAGAAAGGAGTACAAGCTCCCACCTTTAGCATGGAGCGAAAACCTCGCGAGCTTCGCGAGGAAGTATCTCATGGAAAGGTATGATGATTGTAAACTGGTTCATTCTACTGCGAATTACGGGGAGAATATGTTCTGGGGGAAGAAACTGCACTGGACACCTTCTGATGCGGTTTATTACTGGTACAAGGAGAAGGATTCGTTCGATTTCAACACGTTGAAGTGCGCGCCGCCGCCGAAGCTTTGCGAACATTTTACGCAGATTGTTTGGAGAGATTCTTCGCATGTTGGATGTGCATTGCAGCATTGCAAGAACGTTGGCACTGGGATGCTTATCGCGTGTGAGTATGATCCGCCGGGTAATTTTGTAAACGAGAATCCTCTCGTTCATACTACTTAATCAAATCATGCCCCTAATATCAAACTAAGAGACATGAATTGTTGTTGTCTTAGTTTGTTTGAGAGATTAAGGAGaatctaattattattatttgtgactcatgttgtttgtgtttttaatgtaaattataataaattacaTTGCGTATATTATGTATATGCTTCCTTTTATGTGTTGTTTTTTTGTAATCTTGTTAATTTGGTTGTACTCTAGTTGCCCTGGCAAATTGTACATAATTTGTATAATTGGTTTGGTGTTTTTGAGATACAATATACAAGTTAATTAGTTCAAACATTCTTAAGGAATATAGATAACATCTTCCATTTTTAATGGTTGTCGTATGCTTTTAATAATTCATGTTTCTTGTAATGGGGTAAAGATGTCCTTAATTGTTGGGACCTAAAAGTTcaatgcaaatatatataaaaataataatttaaatttttcttttaactttttgaaagttttatatgTATTCATTTCAAACGGGTATATATTCATAACATTTACTATTAAAAACAGATAGCCACCATTATGAAGAGAAATTGAAATGATATATAaagatttaaataataaattgaattaaataaattagaatatcattttattaataaaaaatacaaataaaattgcACATTATACATCTAATAAAATAATAGacgcaaaaaaataaaacaattggaCGGATATAATTCTAATTGTGACTGAAAAGACTTGAAAGAGTATAACTCATAACTCATTCACTCCAAAAGTGTCTAAAAAAATACTATAGGACAAATTATAAGAACATCATATGGTAGGTCATGGGTCGTTTGATCCGATCCACCTTGCCAAAGGCATGAGTTGTCTATCCAAAAACTATATTATTAAAATGACAACTACACTAATACATACGAGGACAATTATCCCTGAAAGAGTTGATATTTACCACTTTTCTaaggaaaaaaaaatcaatcttcATATTTTTGGGAAAGAACGAGTCTTCCAACTCCCATGCCATAGCCTGGTTGTTAAGATTGATTTGGTTCTTCACTCATAATTTGGCTCATGGATCGTGGCTACAAATATCCCAACCCTTAAGGTTGAGAGGAGGGTcattcaatattttcaagatattCCTATATTAGCAAACTAAAGGATTTCGCCAGGTACATCGTCAGTGATCCATTCTATTGTACTTTTGCAAGTACAATCGACGCTCATTGTGAGGTCTCGATAAAATTGATACTAGAGTCTCAAGTTCAACGTATGAGACATTATTGTCGGTGGCGAATATGACGATACTATTGTTGGTGGCAACTACGAAACAATGATGAAGAAGGCGACGATAATGAGGAAGAAAAAATAAGAGGGCAACAAAAATTCAATATAAAGAAACTTCTTGATATAACCTCTTCTGTGTGACAGCGAAGACAACGTGAAGATGAGATCGAGATAGTCTATTTCACCGTGAATTTCACCTTTCTATTAATTTCAAGTAAGTTGGTTTAACTTGCTTTGTTTATGTATGGTTTTATTTTTAAACCCTTAACGTGTCTTGAACCTTGGAAATTAAATTTTGTTTGCTTATGGAAAGTAATCCATAAGAAGCTAGGTTTGCAACTATAACTTTACGAGAAAGAATAAAAAGAATCTTATATGTTGTGAAAATATGATagaataattttaaaaacttcAAAAGAATTATTTAGAGTTCAATCATATTAAGGAATTTGATGTGTGAGGACAAAAAACAATCTCAACCAAAATAAACGGACTTCCGAAAAAATAACTCTCTATATaattatttacttgtatttttagTAAACAATCACGAGTTTAGTTCACTTAAGAGATTAAGTTGATAAATCTCAAGGACAAGTTGGGCGGAAAATTACAATAAAAAGCGTTTGTGATTTAAACTTATACATTTGAATATCGATAAACTAAATGTGAACTTTAATTGAAATAAGCTTTAGAAGAATAAAACAGACAATAAACGAAATGAATGACATTAAGTAAATGTTTTGGATTAAAATGACTTAAAAGAGAATTTAAATAACGGATACAGACTcattcattttctcacaaattgTTTCTCTTGGTGACTTAGATACTTTAGTTCTATAGAGAATACTTGATAAATTTTGCAACCTCGATTTCATGCATGAGCCTGCTTTATATACTACTACAATGATAATTGTCAACAACGGATATTTCCTTGAGAAGTCAGCACATATCCCCTTACATGTGTTTCAGACTTCCAATTTTCTTTCGCGCGTCTTCGTTGTTTAAAAATGCTGCAAACCATTCGTCGTGTTTGATAGCTGCTTTTGAACCCCATAAATGCATGTATAAAGAGTTTCTTATTAGCTTCTATCGTATTGTCGAGACATCGTTGGCTTAACTGACTCTTAGACTAAAATACGCTAGGTCTTAAACATCTGGTGAACATGTTGAACTTGACCCGTTGTAGAAGGTTTGATTTAAGTAACCCTTTTCAAAATCCTGGACATGTTTTTAAGACAGAGTGGTCCTAATCTTGTGGATTTGTTCCTCAGACTCTTCCAAACCAAATCTAGCATATTAGTCAAATCTTCTTGGTTGACGTGACTAGTGTGTCGAAGATTGGGTCTCTTCATACTTAGTCATTTTTCAAATGTGGTTAATACCAGTCTATGGCGAATCCTTTAGCTAGAATTTTTAGGCAAACAAATGCCTCCCTAAAAATGTAACTTTCAATCATATGTTTGAAATGGAAAAGTGTGGCGTTTTTAGTAACTGCTAGACATTATTCACAATAGCATGTACATGACATAGTCATCATGACCACTTTTCACCAAATTATTACGTCACAGACGTGCGTGCAGATTTTCATCATTATTCTGATTTCCTAGGACATTCATGAgacacaaatttaaaatcaaattaaaagatCTCATTTAATTTTAGTTTCTCCCAAAAAAAACTTAAATGCCATATGTCAATTCTAAGATGCCACTTGTCCGAATTCTTTTAGAAGGTGACTGAAAAGTTTTTCCTCTTTGTGGCCATATATACGTCCCTTCTTTATTTCTTGCTCTTTTCtatatcttcttcttttttagaTCTCTTGAAAAAAATTCTACATCTTTCATTCTTTCAATAAGCTTTCTTTCTCAAAAGTTTCTCAAGAAATAACAATGGCTTCCGATTCCATGACAAAATGCCAACCATACATTCCACCTGCTGCTGAACT includes:
- the LOC131635372 gene encoding pathogenesis-related protein PRB1-3-like, which encodes MRTFLFFIVLLFFSSSVISTVSAHETPTTTPATPSTQQPSTPSKKGRGRRRRNAAKFFGFVRANRTMYLYNQTELAKEFMHAHNWVRKEYKLPPLAWSENLASFARKYLMERYDDCKLVHSTANYGENMFWGKKLHWTPSDAVYYWYKEKDSFDFNTLKCAPPPKLCEHFTQIVWRDSSHVGCALQHCKNVGTGMLIACEYDPPGNFVNENPLVHTT